The Candidatus Neomarinimicrobiota bacterium genome contains a region encoding:
- the recN gene encoding DNA repair protein RecN has product MIKRLKITNFRLIKEVDIALGKGLNVITGETGAGKSMLIDSISMLLGKRTKSDAVRKDTDEAVVEAEFIINENIAAQFDDGLDVTRLLFKRVINSNGKSKSSINDLAQSSSAMREIASHLIDLHGQHEHQSLLDPKRHGGFIDARGELSGLKEKVQAGYYSTKSAKDELDLLLERKRLAEERRELLSFRMKEFSSADPQAGETEEIEEELRLLEHGETLLKKSQELANRLYEQDASLYEVLEFIRADLEELSKIDPDLKEETTEIAGASIALKEVAASLSSYADKIDLDPARLEQLRERHTLLVSLARKYGGSEAAMLKLYEETREEFDSLESVEGDIDKARKSFEDEKAAFSNACIKLSDRRKTAAEIFATDVVQSMKGLGIENSRFLTEMGRQESESGWVTDTGITLFATENGIDNMEFYISTNPGEDMKPLAQVASGGEISRIMLAIKAMLAEKDNIPVLVFDEIDIGISGRVAEAVGERLHELSKYHQIICITHLPQIASKADTHYLVEKNVKSGRTFSTVRELSLAERKEAVASLLAGSEVTDSARKQAEEMLLG; this is encoded by the coding sequence ATGATAAAACGACTTAAAATAACAAATTTCCGCCTCATCAAAGAGGTGGACATCGCTCTTGGTAAAGGGCTGAACGTCATCACGGGTGAGACGGGCGCGGGAAAATCAATGCTCATAGATTCCATTAGTATGCTTCTGGGAAAACGCACGAAATCGGATGCCGTCAGGAAAGATACGGATGAAGCGGTGGTGGAAGCCGAATTCATTATTAACGAAAACATCGCGGCTCAATTTGACGATGGACTGGATGTCACGCGGCTTCTCTTCAAACGGGTGATAAATTCAAACGGAAAATCGAAATCGTCAATCAACGATTTGGCTCAATCATCTTCGGCAATGAGAGAAATAGCCTCGCATCTCATCGACCTGCACGGACAGCACGAACATCAATCGCTGCTGGACCCGAAACGTCACGGCGGTTTTATTGATGCGCGAGGCGAACTAAGCGGATTGAAGGAGAAAGTGCAAGCAGGATATTATTCGACAAAATCGGCGAAGGACGAACTCGACCTGCTGTTGGAACGAAAGCGATTGGCGGAGGAGCGGCGCGAACTGCTGAGTTTTCGGATGAAAGAATTCTCTTCCGCAGATCCGCAGGCTGGAGAGACCGAAGAAATCGAGGAAGAACTCAGGCTTTTGGAACATGGCGAAACACTCCTCAAAAAGAGTCAGGAATTGGCGAACCGACTGTATGAGCAAGATGCGTCACTCTATGAGGTCTTGGAATTCATACGCGCGGATTTGGAAGAGCTTTCTAAAATAGACCCTGATCTGAAAGAAGAAACTACGGAAATAGCCGGCGCGTCCATCGCTCTCAAAGAAGTGGCGGCAAGCCTTTCCAGCTATGCGGATAAAATCGACCTTGACCCTGCCCGGCTCGAACAGCTGAGAGAGCGCCACACTCTGCTCGTATCGCTGGCGCGGAAATACGGCGGGAGCGAAGCAGCGATGCTGAAACTATACGAAGAGACGCGAGAGGAATTTGATTCTTTGGAATCAGTTGAAGGCGACATTGATAAGGCGAGGAAAAGTTTTGAAGATGAAAAAGCTGCGTTCTCGAATGCGTGCATAAAACTTTCGGACCGGAGAAAAACGGCGGCAGAAATATTTGCGACTGACGTAGTGCAATCTATGAAGGGATTAGGGATTGAAAATTCACGATTCCTAACCGAAATGGGGCGACAGGAATCTGAATCGGGTTGGGTGACGGACACAGGCATAACGCTGTTCGCCACGGAAAACGGAATTGATAATATGGAATTTTATATTTCCACCAATCCGGGTGAAGACATGAAACCGCTTGCTCAGGTGGCATCGGGCGGTGAGATTTCCCGTATCATGCTCGCCATCAAAGCGATGCTCGCCGAAAAGGACAATATACCCGTTCTCGTTTTTGATGAGATAGATATCGGAATCTCGGGCAGGGTAGCGGAAGCGGTCGGCGAACGGTTGCACGAACTCTCCAAATATCATCAGATTATTTGTATCACTCATCTGCCGCAGATAGCGAGCAAAGCCGACACACATTATCTTGTGGAAAAAAACGTGAAATCCGGCAGGACTTTCTCCACGGTTAGGGAACTTAGCCTCGCCGAACGGAAAGAAGCAGTTGCATCGCTGCTCGCCGGAAGCGAGGTTACCGACAGCGCGCGAAAACAGGCGGAGGAGATGCTTCTTGGATAA
- the vanZ gene encoding VanZ family protein — protein sequence MNFEKINFRTLSFIYAVGIIAVSSIPGNYLPSQEVFSWDKVFHFVEYFIFTLLIASAYIYSPDRRRRMKWIAYTLKIGIIFPLSDEFYQSFIPGRTSSWLDVIADLSGVTIALFSLAYFYDSYQSRNRINDKTT from the coding sequence ATGAATTTCGAGAAGATAAATTTTCGAACGCTGAGCTTTATTTATGCTGTCGGGATAATTGCAGTTTCGAGTATTCCGGGAAACTACCTTCCAAGTCAGGAAGTGTTTTCGTGGGATAAGGTTTTTCACTTTGTTGAATATTTTATCTTCACCTTGCTCATTGCGTCGGCGTATATTTATTCACCGGACCGAAGACGCAGAATGAAATGGATTGCCTATACATTGAAAATAGGAATTATATTTCCCTTATCGGATGAGTTCTATCAGAGTTTTATTCCCGGCAGAACGTCCAGCTGGCTTGACGTTATCGCAGACCTTTCGGGAGTGACGATAGCGTTGTTCAGCTTGGCGTATTTCTATGACAGCTATCAATCAAGAAACCGGATAAATGATAAAACGACTTAA
- a CDS encoding NAD(P)H-hydrate dehydratase translates to MPSLTLRTELIPVVNSDQMRSIEKRAIESFKVPITALMEAAGLNVADAVLELLEDLPEPKVALLCGKGNNGGDGLVAAKYLTAERIDNDVFIFGAKNSLRGDTLANLKILQKSQPDTISFVTDAKDIDLSSYDLIVDAILGTGTKGDLREPINSVVEHLSTLSAMVVAVDMPTGISAEDGSKSKNAVKADITISMGIPKIGQFFNAGIEHCGEIRVAPIGFPAAAISEGKVDIFMLEKRDVRKLVPPLAADLYKQQAGKLLAIGGSRGMTGAITLSSKAALSMGCGLVITAVPASLNEIFEVKLTEEMTLPLEDDSKGHFTAESSSALTDYYEWADVLLIGPGLGKTPETAEFVLKVAEGTRIPMVIDADALAVFKERRSLLAHLGSSTVLTPHHAEFANTFEYPIEMVKKNPISVARETAVKYGINIVLKGAPSVTADPDGTVYLNPTGNPGMATAGSGDVLTGMIGSLIAQGLSSKDAAVAGVYLHGLAGDIAADEMGMRPMKASDLIRSFPEMYRAIE, encoded by the coding sequence TTGCCATCCTTAACTCTCAGAACTGAATTGATTCCGGTAGTTAATTCAGATCAGATGCGCAGCATTGAAAAACGCGCTATTGAATCTTTTAAAGTTCCCATAACAGCGCTTATGGAAGCGGCAGGATTAAATGTCGCCGACGCTGTGCTTGAACTCTTGGAAGATTTACCCGAGCCGAAAGTCGCACTGCTTTGCGGAAAAGGAAACAACGGCGGTGACGGATTGGTGGCGGCAAAATATCTCACGGCAGAGCGGATTGACAATGACGTTTTTATCTTCGGAGCGAAAAACTCGCTGAGAGGCGATACGCTGGCTAACCTGAAGATTCTCCAAAAATCTCAGCCCGACACGATTTCGTTCGTCACCGATGCAAAAGATATTGATCTTTCTTCCTATGACCTGATAGTTGACGCTATCCTCGGCACGGGAACCAAGGGCGATCTTCGCGAGCCGATAAATTCCGTAGTGGAGCATCTTTCAACTCTTTCCGCGATGGTGGTGGCGGTGGATATGCCGACGGGCATCAGCGCCGAAGACGGCAGCAAGAGCAAGAACGCCGTTAAGGCGGACATAACAATCAGTATGGGAATCCCGAAAATAGGTCAATTCTTCAATGCGGGAATTGAACATTGCGGGGAAATTCGTGTGGCTCCAATCGGCTTTCCCGCCGCGGCTATTAGCGAGGGAAAAGTAGATATATTTATGCTTGAAAAGCGTGATGTCCGGAAACTCGTTCCTCCGCTGGCGGCTGACCTTTATAAACAGCAGGCGGGGAAACTTCTGGCTATCGGCGGTTCACGCGGGATGACGGGAGCCATTACCCTTTCGAGCAAAGCCGCTCTATCAATGGGATGCGGGCTTGTCATCACCGCCGTTCCCGCGAGTCTGAACGAAATCTTTGAAGTGAAACTCACCGAAGAGATGACGCTTCCGCTGGAGGATGATTCGAAGGGTCACTTCACAGCTGAATCGAGTTCGGCGTTGACAGATTATTATGAATGGGCGGATGTTCTTCTCATCGGACCCGGACTCGGCAAGACGCCCGAAACAGCGGAATTCGTGCTGAAGGTAGCGGAGGGCACCCGTATTCCGATGGTCATAGACGCAGACGCTCTTGCGGTATTTAAGGAGCGGAGATCGCTGCTTGCCCATTTGGGAAGTTCGACTGTTCTTACTCCGCATCACGCGGAATTCGCCAATACATTTGAATATCCGATTGAAATGGTAAAGAAGAATCCTATTTCCGTTGCCAGGGAAACAGCGGTGAAATACGGAATCAATATCGTGCTGAAAGGAGCTCCATCCGTGACGGCAGACCCCGACGGAACGGTTTATCTGAATCCGACGGGAAATCCGGGAATGGCAACAGCGGGCTCGGGTGATGTGCTGACCGGTATGATAGGATCGCTGATTGCGCAGGGTCTTTCATCGAAAGACGCTGCCGTAGCCGGAGTTTATCTGCACGGATTGGCGGGGGATATAGCAGCGGATGAAATGGGAATGAGACCGATGAAAGCGTCCGATTTGATTCGCTCGTTCCCCGAAATGTATCGAGCAATCGAATGA
- the acpS gene encoding holo-ACP synthase, whose amino-acid sequence MTEVGIDIIEIERIRSALKRWGDRFKSKVYLPDEVKYCEARHHPAQHFAVRFAAKEAVAKAIKSSSDVTMKWRDVEILTQKGGAPKVRLHGEAAQRFSNHNLSLSVSHSDESAVAVAILNSQN is encoded by the coding sequence ATGACGGAAGTCGGCATAGACATAATCGAGATCGAGCGAATTCGCTCGGCGCTTAAACGATGGGGAGATAGGTTCAAATCCAAAGTTTACCTGCCTGATGAAGTTAAATACTGCGAAGCGCGTCATCATCCGGCGCAGCATTTCGCCGTTCGGTTTGCGGCAAAGGAAGCGGTGGCAAAAGCGATAAAATCTTCCTCAGATGTTACGATGAAGTGGCGCGACGTGGAAATCTTGACTCAGAAAGGGGGCGCGCCGAAAGTTCGATTGCACGGCGAAGCGGCTCAGCGGTTCTCCAATCATAATCTTTCTCTCAGCGTCTCCCATTCAGACGAGTCCGCCGTAGCGGTTGCCATCCTTAACTCTCAGAACTGA
- a CDS encoding HAD-IA family hydrolase, with product MIRALILDLDNTLIDFVRLKENAIDAGLAGMAEAGLKLDMDSAHKRIMEIYEDKGWEYQEVFNDFILELNNGVLDYKILAAGIVGYRRAKEAALVPYPQVISTLYKLVKTGIKLGIVSDAPSREAWLRLCYLNLHNVFDDVVTFTDTGKRKPDPAPFEEILRRLDIPASDALMVGDWPERDVVGAAAVGMKTVFARYGDTFDTKESGADYEIDDFNDILDIIKKENAK from the coding sequence ATGATTCGCGCGCTGATATTAGATTTAGACAACACCTTGATAGACTTCGTTCGATTGAAGGAGAACGCTATTGACGCCGGGCTTGCCGGAATGGCGGAAGCGGGTCTTAAATTGGATATGGACTCCGCTCACAAGAGAATTATGGAGATTTACGAGGATAAAGGGTGGGAATATCAGGAGGTGTTCAACGATTTTATTCTTGAACTCAACAACGGAGTTCTCGATTACAAAATTCTCGCAGCGGGAATCGTAGGCTACCGGAGGGCGAAGGAAGCGGCTCTCGTTCCGTATCCGCAGGTAATTTCCACTCTTTATAAACTCGTGAAAACCGGAATAAAACTCGGAATAGTGTCGGACGCTCCAAGCAGGGAGGCGTGGCTCCGGCTCTGCTATCTCAATCTGCACAACGTTTTTGACGATGTGGTGACATTTACCGATACGGGAAAACGTAAACCCGATCCGGCTCCGTTCGAGGAAATATTGCGGCGGCTTGACATTCCCGCAAGCGATGCGCTCATGGTTGGCGATTGGCCCGAGCGCGACGTTGTGGGAGCGGCGGCTGTGGGGATGAAAACCGTTTTCGCCCGATATGGCGACACATTCGATACAAAAGAATCCGGCGCGGACTACGAGATAGACGATTTCAACGACATCCTGGATATAATTAAAAAGGAAAACGCTAAATGA
- a CDS encoding winged helix-turn-helix transcriptional regulator: protein MEKTIAKIIELSEITCTRKEVDIDNLRELQNKMLNRPDLAAIAKAFDIIGNETRIKILFILSEAGELCVCDLSDIIGHTVSAISHQLKKLKEIGFVKTRREPPTIYYSISDNSYLNLLVNLVKMGGLYG, encoded by the coding sequence TTGGAAAAAACAATAGCAAAGATTATCGAACTTTCCGAAATCACCTGTACACGGAAAGAAGTTGATATTGATAATCTCAGAGAACTGCAAAATAAAATGCTCAATCGACCTGATTTAGCTGCGATTGCAAAAGCGTTTGACATTATAGGCAACGAAACACGGATAAAAATCCTCTTCATCCTTTCCGAAGCGGGCGAGCTCTGCGTCTGCGACCTGTCAGACATTATCGGTCACACGGTCTCCGCTATTTCTCACCAGCTCAAAAAACTCAAAGAGATCGGTTTCGTGAAAACACGCAGAGAACCGCCGACGATATATTACTCAATTTCTGATAACTCGTATCTGAATCTCCTTGTGAATCTCGTTAAGATGGGCGGATTGTATGGTTAA
- a CDS encoding mercury transporter, with translation MVKSSFASMGSVFTAFIASSCCIGPLAFTLLGVGGIGFGVGLEKYRPILLVVTLALLGISFQMAYRPIEEACVDGKCEVEPIRKSRKINRAILWISAGVAVVFMFVPQLLLIIT, from the coding sequence ATGGTTAAAAGTTCATTCGCATCTATGGGCTCGGTATTTACTGCCTTTATTGCCTCGAGTTGCTGTATCGGCCCTTTAGCCTTTACTCTTCTTGGAGTAGGTGGTATAGGATTTGGCGTAGGCTTGGAAAAATACAGACCAATTTTGTTGGTCGTCACTTTAGCGCTTCTCGGAATCTCTTTTCAAATGGCATATCGCCCTATAGAGGAAGCCTGTGTTGATGGAAAATGCGAAGTTGAACCTATAAGGAAATCGAGAAAAATAAACAGAGCCATCCTTTGGATTTCCGCCGGCGTGGCGGTTGTGTTTATGTTTGTCCCTCAATTACTGCTGATAATCACTTAG
- a CDS encoding (2Fe-2S)-binding protein, translating to MTDTNIIIKEAESTHSAEVDSCGCCVVPEKIEAPAKAECPESGTLSKKVYHETLENLIVQDKKHLISKDVQYYNCSDPECEVVYFSNQEAPSFSVDDLSVKVFAKDPGDDVNVCYCFDWTRERIIDQIETTGSSTAFDEVTKEVNADNCECERKNPKGACCLGDINRFMKEIA from the coding sequence TTGACAGATACAAATATCATAATTAAAGAAGCAGAATCCACGCATTCAGCTGAAGTGGATTCTTGCGGCTGCTGTGTTGTTCCGGAAAAGATTGAAGCGCCGGCAAAGGCTGAGTGTCCGGAATCAGGCACGCTGTCTAAAAAAGTTTATCATGAAACTTTGGAAAACCTCATCGTTCAGGATAAAAAACATCTAATCTCAAAAGATGTTCAGTATTATAATTGCAGCGACCCTGAATGTGAAGTTGTATATTTTTCGAATCAGGAAGCGCCTTCATTCAGCGTCGATGATCTTTCAGTCAAGGTATTCGCAAAAGATCCGGGCGATGATGTGAATGTCTGTTACTGCTTCGATTGGACGCGAGAACGCATCATAGATCAAATCGAGACTACGGGCAGCTCAACGGCTTTTGATGAAGTTACAAAAGAAGTGAACGCTGATAATTGCGAGTGCGAAAGGAAAAACCCTAAAGGCGCATGCTGTCTCGGTGACATAAATAGATTCATGAAAGAAATTGCCTAA
- a CDS encoding DUF302 domain-containing protein, with translation MSAESKIKVLLITVLTFLIGSSGFNSAMAQNKKMMKAPDFHLITKSIYDFSDTVELLKASIEEQNLMVINEVDPQKMLRLVGVKTKGMRQIFFFHPRYMKRIYETNKLASIEPPLKIVVMEMPNGKVMVRYIRPSHKFNPYMGLNELAAELDELLVTIAKTTTK, from the coding sequence ATGAGCGCTGAATCAAAAATTAAAGTATTGCTGATAACTGTTCTTACTTTTTTAATCGGCAGCAGCGGTTTCAATTCCGCAATGGCGCAGAATAAAAAAATGATGAAAGCGCCTGATTTCCATCTGATTACAAAATCAATTTACGATTTCTCTGACACTGTAGAATTGCTTAAAGCAAGTATTGAAGAGCAGAACCTGATGGTTATCAACGAAGTTGACCCTCAGAAAATGTTACGGCTTGTTGGAGTTAAGACAAAAGGAATGAGGCAAATATTCTTTTTCCATCCGCGTTATATGAAACGAATATATGAAACGAACAAACTGGCATCAATTGAACCGCCACTGAAGATTGTAGTGATGGAAATGCCCAACGGTAAAGTGATGGTACGCTATATAAGACCTTCTCACAAGTTCAATCCTTATATGGGTCTTAATGAGCTTGCTGCAGAGCTTGATGAATTATTGGTAACGATAGCTAAGACTACGACCAAATAG
- a CDS encoding (2Fe-2S)-binding protein produces the protein MHDCCDVSIDKIMANEHKAGGVCCLVTEKTDAPLRADCPQSGTSSRKIQRRTVEHLVKPELIGNLSDSQYYYCDAPDCLVVYFSQNGSGTFTKGDLQVAVFAKDSGRDVNVCYCFDWTRGRIEEEIKETGASTASRDVAEKVKAGLCECDIKNPKGTCCLGDLNRVVAALQE, from the coding sequence ATGCATGACTGCTGCGATGTTTCGATAGATAAAATTATGGCGAACGAACACAAAGCCGGCGGAGTTTGCTGCCTTGTAACGGAGAAAACAGATGCTCCCCTGCGAGCCGACTGTCCACAATCGGGAACGAGCTCCCGAAAAATTCAGCGCCGAACTGTTGAGCATTTGGTAAAACCTGAATTGATTGGAAACTTATCAGATTCGCAGTATTACTATTGCGACGCTCCTGATTGCCTCGTAGTATATTTCAGTCAGAATGGTTCCGGTACTTTTACCAAAGGTGATTTGCAGGTGGCGGTATTCGCAAAAGATTCGGGCAGAGATGTGAACGTCTGTTATTGTTTTGATTGGACGCGAGGACGTATTGAAGAAGAGATCAAAGAAACAGGCGCCTCCACCGCATCCCGTGACGTGGCTGAAAAAGTCAAAGCAGGTCTTTGTGAATGTGACATAAAGAATCCAAAAGGAACTTGCTGTCTTGGTGATCTGAATCGGGTAGTAGCGGCGCTTCAGGAATAA
- a CDS encoding TonB-dependent receptor, protein MKYSKLKNNTPSHSFTRLFIFVILLISSQNATELFAQEFGSILGRVIDAGTNEPLAGANIIIKEIGRGTTTDLNGRFILENITAGGHILTGSYIGYSKINISVFVSSGRASSVELFMEITTLNSPQVFIIGEGSQALQRIPGSGTLISSARLMNTKPLSGNEILRQIPGIHIQEEEGLGLRANISIRGLDPDRSRTVLMLEDGVPIALAPYSEPEMYYTPPIDRMSKIEVVKGSGSILFGPQTIGGVINYVTIDPRQAPEGRFIFQGGQNGLFIAQGQFAKKYEEAAVLLNVLRKQGDSIRSIFFNVTDILVKTTVSLSARSTVGFKVNAYDEASNSTYVGLTQKGYDTDPNFNPVPDDRLKIRRYSTSATHQYNFSSKASLKTTFYAYQTTRNWQRQDYHYSDDGTEIIVENSTGNRNRTFEVVGLEPRLKIDYSIANFRNELDAGVRVHSERAHEQRINGERGDSNTGIIRDDEVRSGKAFSSFIQNSIFINEKLRLTPGIRLERFSYNRHILRTRVTNTEGVRVPTDVDIRSGDDLFELIPGFGISYVPNNSFTLFAGAFRGFAPPRIKDAIAITADGTQAISILLDAERSLNLEVGTRFETDGGLSFETTLFLMDFSNQIIPTSESGGAVSDLPKVNQGETEHKGIEGNIGYDFARLFDVNSSLTANLTFTHTNAKFSSDRFINGVNVKGFRLPYAPENIFSLRFQYVGQRGFNLGLNGTFVSEQFADNANTIEGSANGRIGLIPSYQIWDVTGQYQLRTLPMRVSFALKNIFNSKYIASRRPEGIKPGLFRQMSVGFDYFL, encoded by the coding sequence TTGAAATACAGTAAACTAAAAAACAATACACCCAGCCATTCGTTTACACGGTTATTTATATTTGTAATATTACTGATAAGCAGTCAAAACGCCACAGAACTGTTTGCTCAGGAGTTCGGCTCAATACTTGGAAGAGTCATTGATGCCGGGACGAATGAGCCGTTAGCGGGTGCGAATATCATAATTAAAGAGATAGGAAGGGGAACTACGACAGATTTGAACGGAAGATTTATTTTGGAGAATATCACTGCCGGAGGGCACATCCTTACCGGAAGTTATATCGGCTACTCTAAAATAAATATAAGCGTATTTGTCAGCAGCGGTCGCGCTTCCTCGGTCGAATTGTTTATGGAGATAACCACGCTTAATTCTCCGCAGGTTTTCATCATAGGCGAAGGGAGTCAGGCGCTCCAACGCATACCGGGCTCGGGAACTCTTATCTCGTCCGCAAGGCTCATGAACACAAAGCCGCTTAGCGGAAATGAGATTCTCAGGCAAATTCCGGGAATTCATATTCAGGAAGAAGAAGGACTGGGATTGCGCGCGAATATCAGTATCAGAGGACTTGATCCCGACAGGAGCCGAACGGTTCTTATGTTGGAAGATGGAGTTCCTATTGCGCTTGCGCCATATTCAGAACCTGAAATGTATTACACGCCTCCCATAGATAGGATGAGTAAAATTGAAGTCGTGAAGGGAAGCGGGTCTATCCTTTTCGGACCTCAAACCATAGGCGGGGTCATAAATTATGTAACCATAGATCCCCGTCAAGCTCCCGAAGGACGCTTTATTTTCCAGGGCGGTCAGAATGGCTTATTTATCGCTCAGGGTCAGTTCGCCAAAAAATACGAAGAAGCGGCTGTGCTTCTGAACGTTCTCCGAAAGCAGGGCGACAGCATCCGCAGCATCTTTTTTAATGTCACCGATATTCTGGTAAAGACGACTGTTAGCCTGAGTGCGCGGTCAACTGTCGGATTCAAGGTGAATGCGTATGACGAAGCCTCTAACTCGACCTATGTGGGGCTTACCCAAAAAGGATATGATACAGATCCTAACTTTAATCCCGTGCCTGATGACCGGTTGAAGATTCGGCGGTATTCCACAAGCGCCACGCATCAATATAACTTCAGCTCGAAAGCAAGCCTAAAGACCACGTTTTATGCGTATCAGACAACAAGGAATTGGCAGAGGCAGGATTATCACTATTCGGACGATGGAACGGAAATAATTGTTGAGAACAGCACAGGCAACCGGAACCGAACATTTGAGGTTGTCGGTCTTGAGCCCCGCCTGAAAATAGATTATTCGATAGCCAACTTCAGGAATGAACTTGATGCGGGCGTCCGTGTTCACTCCGAACGGGCTCACGAACAGCGGATAAACGGGGAGAGAGGGGACTCCAATACAGGAATTATTCGCGACGATGAAGTGCGTTCGGGGAAAGCGTTTTCATCTTTCATCCAAAACAGCATATTCATTAATGAAAAATTACGGCTGACTCCCGGAATTAGATTGGAGCGGTTTTCCTATAACAGGCATATTCTGCGCACAAGAGTTACCAATACTGAAGGCGTTAGGGTCCCTACAGATGTTGATATCAGGTCAGGAGACGATCTCTTTGAATTGATTCCCGGTTTCGGTATCAGCTATGTGCCGAACAACTCTTTTACGCTGTTCGCAGGCGCGTTCCGGGGATTCGCTCCGCCCAGAATTAAAGATGCGATTGCCATAACAGCAGATGGAACGCAGGCGATCTCTATCTTATTGGACGCTGAACGGAGTCTGAATCTCGAAGTCGGCACCCGATTTGAAACAGACGGCGGATTGTCATTTGAAACGACACTGTTTCTGATGGATTTTTCCAACCAGATAATCCCCACATCCGAATCAGGCGGCGCGGTTTCCGATCTGCCGAAAGTCAATCAGGGAGAGACCGAACATAAAGGAATCGAAGGAAATATCGGTTATGATTTTGCCCGGCTATTTGATGTGAACTCGAGCCTGACAGCCAATCTGACTTTCACGCATACAAACGCCAAGTTTTCCTCCGACAGGTTTATCAACGGCGTGAACGTAAAGGGATTCAGACTCCCGTACGCTCCGGAGAATATTTTTTCGCTGCGGTTTCAATATGTTGGTCAACGCGGATTTAACTTAGGGTTAAACGGTACTTTTGTAAGCGAACAATTCGCTGATAATGCCAATACGATTGAAGGTTCTGCCAATGGACGCATAGGACTTATACCTTCGTACCAGATTTGGGATGTTACAGGTCAATATCAATTGCGCACGCTTCCGATGCGGGTGTCATTCGCATTGAAAAATATATTTAACAGCAAATACATAGCTTCCCGCAGACCTGAAGGGATAAAACCGGGTCTATTCCGACAGATGTCGGTAGGTTTCGATTACTTTCTATAG